The genomic region gtcaaaatggtgcaccgaatgcggactaaatgcgaatccagcaaagacagatcttgttctcttcaataggaaacaacaatctcctccactgcaaaccataactttaaaaggggaatcattacttctatctgattcagctaaatatctaggagttattctagataggaagttgagttggaaattgaacatcgaaaacagatgtaaaaaagctttcatagctctttatacttgtaagaaagctataggcaaaacctggggtttttcacctcggatcatttattggatatatacctcgatcatcaaaccgatactcttctaagGTGTGGTTGtgtggtggacagcactcgaaaaacggtgtagagtagccacaattgatcgagttcaaagaacagcctgcctcctgataacaggatacttaagtacaacacctactaaggctctaaatacgttgcttcacttgttccctatcgatctggctggcaaagcgattgcagcgaaagcagcgacacgcatgaatgctatatcgaaatggaataagtatcttggccattcggccatactgaacaggaacactgttatctcttccgacatagactatcatgtaagtcttccatcaccacccttgctattctcctgttcactcccaactagggaagaatggaagacaaatcttaccgaaatcgatggccctctgattatataatatatacagatggttcaaaacaagacggcaaagtgggatttggaatcttttccaattcccctcacatcaatttatcatttagattacccgactactgtagtgtattccaagcggaagtatgcgctatctggtatgctgcgaaaactctcttagaaaatagaatatcactagaggatatccgctttttcaccgacagtcaagcggccgttcgagcactcagctcctcttatacccactcagatgtggttcgatcctgtctcttatctcttaacgaaataagtgttcagaattctgtccaagttatctggataccgggtcacagtggattcgaaggtaactgcaaagctgatgagctcgcaagagctggagctgcgcaatcaaatgttagtaacttacccacaatccacattccgctctcaacatgtaaattactcattgatggagaatttcacagcattgctgatcggaggcggcgagtggaaactacttgcgttacgaccagacaaatctggccatcctacaatctgaaacagacaaaaacccttataagtctttcgaaacacgaactaaggaatataatatctcttatcaccggccattgcctgttgggcactcacgcacgtcggctcggggttcctcaaaacgacctgtgcagatactgcgaggacgaagatgaggaagtatcgagcagacatttgctgtgcagttgtcccggtctagccagaagtcgcctcgctcttcttggctctccaacaattgacaatctttcagtactctcgaacctgaaaatcgaatctctcaccaaattctcgaaacgaattaatatctttgaccaaaatgggtggggaaatcatataacataatgagctctagggcaacacaacggacccaacttgcggtctatgtggcactccgatgcggggtcacccttaaaacAACCAACCAAATATAGCaacatgaaataaatataaataaaataaaataaaacaaaaccaaacaagaaatcaaatagattaaaataaaataaaaaataataatatactaaaaacacaaaacgaattaaaaaaaaaataaattaaaataaaataaaataaaataaaaaataaaaaaaattaaaaaattagtgaaatattgaatgaaagaataagaattaaattcaacataaataaaattaaatgaaataaagtaaaacaaaattaaattgaattgattaaatcaaattaaactaattaaattcaaaataaatttaatttaaaataaatgaaagtaaaattaaatacatcaaactaattaatttaaaaataaattaaataaagttaaggaaacgaaaaaaagataacaggaaaaaaagaaataataaagaaagttaaataaaaatatttataaaaatataaaaccaaaatatagcaacatcaaataaatataaataaaataaaaataaagaataacaagaaataatatagagtacaataaaataaaacgtaatactaaaaaattaaataaataaaaataaaataaaataaataaaattaatatataatgaaataatataaagaaaataggtaaattacacaaaattaataactttttaaatgaataaaattaaattaaattaaggaaatttgggggaaaaagtaaaacaaaatgaatcaaaagaaaaaattgaaaaaaaacacaaaaatttaataaaatatattaaattacgGAAATTAAGGAATAAATAtaactaaacaaaattatatgtaatacaatagaaaggaaacaaaaagaattcaaaaaataaataaaaaaataaaaatgaaagaatgaaataaataaaattaaaaagtttattaaaaacttcaattaaatgaatgaaaaaacataaaataaaaaggctaaacgaaataatatacaataatcaAACGAAATATTTACGAgtatataaatagaaaaaagtaataCGAGTagaaaggaacaaaaaaagtgcgtgtagcgtagtacacattaaagaagtgaaactttcaaggcagacaaagaaagagagacagacccgagagagaatgagagagagagagagaaaaaatatatatctaaataaattcacaatatttgcagagaatacaaatagacaaaatttacaaaaaacggagaagggtcgaccggtgtaggtaaacgccagacacaaaccgtggcaacaacgcgcactactccgagcgtttattacCCGCAGAaatgcagcgattccaggaccgcagcaacggcacaaattaccgtaaggcaataccaataaatccgacgccgaaatggatagcactttatatagtacgcacaagcactagccggGGAACGGACTTTAGTATAGGCATGTTGCGCCGAAGAGAGCCTATTTAAAGGCACGACTCCCCGTATGTATTCATCTATTATTCTCTCCAGGATCttgagaagaaaagacgttagactaatgggtctgaagtctttagggttagtgtgtgaggacctacctgccttgggtatgaaggagacttttgcctccctccatcctagcggaatgtggcccatgttaagacaacttctaatGACAATTTTGATATACGGTAGTACAATGCCCCGTGATTGCTGCAGTTCAGCGGGGTAGATACCGTCcgttcctggcgatttataaggaccaaaagtattaatagcccattcgatttttgagtgTGTGACTAAGAGATTTCCTAGGTCGGATTGCCTTTCATTATTGGCGGAATGGTTTTGTTCCACCGGCTTGTTTCCTGGAAAGTGTGTGTCTAGGAGAAGACCTAATGATTCCTCATTTGACGTAgtcctaaagtgtatctaagatttatataaggtatagctctctctctccttttgctctacgttatatctgttttctctctcgcggaacgaaaatgcccaaaacgttgcatggcctcgaatttttactctccattctcactcgtccatcgacgcctaagaagtttcacttaaaaaagtaaataaataatattatataaaaataaaagaatgcaataaaggaattaaaaaattaaattaaataaacaaaaatagacaaaataaaaaaagttaaaagagaTAAAAGCGGGATGCTGAGAATTTTGTTTCTGgaaactataaaaatttaaaagtattttttttttcctgaaaatttcCTTAACCGTCGCCGTTTGGAAAGCAACGCGCACAAATCTGGCAACTTCGTTTCGAGCTCTTTACTGCAAGCGATCACTCGCGACTGCCACTACGACTTGTACTACCAAGCATCGTATTTGCCATTGGTTGATATTGACTGCCTATCGGATAGATAAAAGACTAATTAATCTCGttcttttttcggttttttatttttaactgctACACTTCGCAGTTATCGATCGCCACTGATCTGTACCAAGCGCGCTGCGCTTTAAAAACAAAGTCTGCTACACGAGGCCATAACATTCCAATTCTAACTATCAGAGTGACAACTGCGTACGCGAAAATTTATTaagccaacaaaaaaacaaaagaacagaAAAACGCGgaattagaataaaattttatcgtAGCTAAACAAAAATGGACTTCTTTGCCACTGGTGGCTTCCAGCAACTTTTCAGCGATTTGAATGACACGCAGCTGCATGGAAATTGGGCAGACCTTAGCACCGAAATGGATAGCAGTCAGACATTCGATAGTTACGATTATTGCGCACAACTACCCATAGAGAGCAATGATCCTTTGATGCGTCTCACCTACGCCGATGATCCTTTCGTGCTTGATACCTCCACAAGGGAACAAACGCTGCTGGAATTGCGCGCGGTTTGGAGTGATATTACAGCAGAGTCGCGTTTTAGTAATAGCAACGACAATAGTGTTAGCACAGAATACCATGATTGCAATATCATCAATGATAAAGAGCTGCAACTCACGCTCGATCAGCTGCTCAGCTCACCAGCTGCAATTACCTGCGAAGCAGTCAAAGACGGTGATTCACCTGCGTCACTGCCACACAACACATACAATAACGTGAGTAGTCCCAGTAGCATTGATTCCACAACTGTTGTTGAGCTGGAGACGGCGGCCTTCATTACACGCGAAATGGCGGAATGGGAGGAAAAGTTCTTGGACAATTACATCGAGATACCGGAACTCATTGACTTCCTGCCCGAAAAGACACCACTCTGTACCGAGACGTGTGATCATTTCCTGCACGAAAGTTCGAAGAATCTAAAACTGCATCGCAAAGTGAGAAGTGTGAAGCGTTCAAACGAGTCTATCGCGAGTCACGAGGAGCGCACAGCTGCCGGTTACCCCTGCACCTTTGGCACGTGTGATAAGATCTACGCAAAGCCTGCACATTTGAAAGCTCACCTGCGTCGTCATATGGGTGAGAAGCCCTACAGCTGTGATTGGCCTGACTGCACGTGGAAATTTTCGCGTTCCGATGAGTTGGCGAGGCATCGGCGCTCACACTCCGGCGTGAAACCCTACAAATgcaattattgcatgaaatgtTTCGCCCGTTCCGATCATCTAACCAAGCATCGTAAAGTGCACGAACGCCGTCTGTTGGCAGCGAGTAAGGCGGGGAAGACGATCGATGGTGTGCTGCCGCACAGTGTGTTTACGGTGCGGCCGGGACGAAAGCGGAAGAATCAAATATGTTGAGAAAATATGGGAAATAGGGAAGGGAATGGACTaactgtttcaaaaaaaattatagtttaagaaggtatgcatgtgtgcgtgtatttGGTTTGAAAAAAGTGCAATTAAAACTAAGTCTGGTTATTTTAGTTcagaagttttttattttgttgtgggAAGACGcatgtgaatttattttttcaagagaTAGCGAGGACTGAATAACAAAATGTGAATTGGGATAGTCAAAATAAGTTTACTTTTGTATTCATAAAGCGTGAGGAAAGAATTTTCAATATCGAAGTGATGCATTCTTGCCTGTATAGTAGTCAGCGATAACTGCTCTCTTCTCCTCCTGTCTACGAAAGTTTCATATTGCGATCGATTGCTCCTCTATAAGATAACTGAGGTGATAAATATTCGGTTGCTGTGGTGTTTAATTTGAGGCCAATGCATAGTCTGATTTTCGCAAATCCGTCCACAGGTTTGTCTGACGTGCCCCTCGTCCAGTTGAAATGGGCAAATTTTACATCCGTTGGATTTTTCCGAGCCTTCCTCAATCTCATTAATCACTACTTTTCGACAACTTCGTTTAAAATGCTGGAGTTGTTGGAgttatagcagcataaacaccCCCCATAAATGTTTGGGAAATGTTGCTGGAGTGGCAGTATTTGGCCCGATAAGTCTTGCTCGTTCCGATAACGTTGTACTGACTTTCGTGGGAACGATTCCGCAGCTGTTATGAGCTCAAGTGTTGGTCTAACCTCATCATCAGACATCATGCGGCTCTACGGCCACCAAACGAACTCTTTATAAAGGAAGCACAACAGTTCTTACCTTGTTGCGAAACGTCCTTATGAGGTGCATCCCAGGTACGAGGTAACCCTCAGTTGgaaaccttttttaaaacctcctGTTCGGCAGCCGGGTCTCACTTGTTTTCGTCCTGCTCGAAAATCCTGTTTTAAAgcttatatccataaatcggtagaaaattaaattctagGAAGCTGCCTGGAAGCgaaagtcgttagctataatagaaatatgttaaattcatgtCCTAAGTCGAAAAAGTCAGCCTGCCAGACTCGGCTGCCAGACTCGGCTGCCCACCCTCTGTTGAGCATGTTTTTCATAGAAGGGCTGATTCTAGTGAAAATCGTAGTGAAAAACTTTCTTCTCCTTATCTAATCTAACCTAGTTTTGAAAGAAGGCGTTTGAGATTTACAGAAGATCGATTTTTCGGTAACCTGTATAGTATACCTTCATATGATAAACCCATCCCTAATTcccagcaaatttattttttctttcagaaGGAGCGTGCCCATACAGTTCTGGAAGAACAAATAAATTCGTGGGAATTAGGGATGTTTTCAGCATATTAAGGTATATAACTGGGTTAATCTTTCCTAGACAATACGAAGGGACTCTGAACCACTCTTCATTTTAAAAGCAGCTTGTGAAAGCAAGCATAACATAGACTACTCAGTCACTATTTCGCTTGGGTAATAAAGATTAAAGTagtgtttaaaaaattgtgaaaaaaattggtgTCCATACAAagattactactactactactactgctaTTCCTTCCAGTAGAGCTTAGAGTCTCTGGTTGCATTCATCGGCTCGCAGACATAGTATACAGATGGATTCAATACGCTTCAGGGGATAAGAGCAGGAATAGTAGGGTCGAGAGCATACAAATCCTTAACACTGTGAACAGATACTACAATTCTCCATGCATATCTCTTCACTTTAATGAAAATGGTGGAAATCGTATCCAAAAGAGActtcgaaaaagtaaaaattaaaatatttgcggaCAGACAATGAGTCCTCAAAGCCTTAAATAGCTTTACGTTTACTGCAAATATCcttatagagtgtaacaatgcactcaaaaaCCTGGCGTCTCTTAATCAGGTTTCCCAgatttgggtaccagggcaTTAGTGACACGAAAAAAACGAGAAGGCGGACTTTTATGCCAGAAAGGCAGAAGGGTCAACCccattttcggctttaacaacgaGAagctaaaacaggaaaccaaaaaatgtattcaaacacTGGGACGGGTCAAATGGCATTAATCACTCAAACAAGTTCCTGTACATTAataccaacagagcaaaatttgCTCTAATCGTAGACAAAAAGGGTCTCAGATTACTTTGTGGAGATCTCACAGGCCAATGTGCCTATTGCCACTATTTTATGCagattctgctgtgatgaagagcaGTCGCTGAAACACTTTATCATAAATTATGAAGCATTAGACAagcaggagacacagaatcctcgGCTCGCACCTACTAGAGGATGATGACTTAGAAATGCTCCCTCCTATTGTATGCAGTTAGAAATGGAGATTAATggataagattaaaaaaaattgaaattttgaattttgtttttgttttaagcgGTCCAAATAGCAAACCTTCaagtgcatatatatttatatataattgacgcgtacaccccttttgggtgtttgaccgagcttctcctcctatttgtggtgtgcgtcctgatgttgttgcacaaatggagggacctacagtttcaagccgactccgaacggcagacatttttaagaggagctttttcatggaagaaatacactcggaggtttgccattgcctgccaaggggcgaccgctattagaaaaatgtttttcttagttttggtgtttcaccgagattcgaatctacgttcccTATGTGAATTCCAaatcgtagtcacgcaccaacccattcggctacggcggccgcatgcATAATCCGCAATTTACCTTATTTATTtaccttatttatttatttatttatataaatagtacatagtaagactaaggtcttttaatagtacttcaacaacattataaaaaactggaatgtttttaacatacaagtttcttaatctaaattttacaccagttcatttacaaatcaatccaatatatttaacttaactataataataagaagaaaaaaagcagtaggaaaagaaaagaaggattagagaatgtaaagagaaatgtaatgcaatcaaacacttttaaaataattatagacTCGTGGCCTGAAGTTAgatctgttaagtccagccttcacagtgtcgggtaatgagttccacactttaacagcgttaatgaaaaataatctagatgatggtaggtaattaaattttggaacgatgaatttgttgtgtctgcgagacgttactggtatcaacttctctgtcagattgcacaaaaatatgcaattccTAGCAGATAAATAACTATTAAGGCAACAGCCTAGTAGCCTTGATCTGAATagttttggaattttgtttttttggaaaatattttttttttgtttgaaaccgtttttttttttggaacaattttttggaaaaaatttaagaaaaattttggaaaaaaatgaatttttttttgggggggaaaaatagtttttttttttgggaaaaaattaaaaatttttgttttatttgaggAAAAATGTTTATTCACTCACAGATTTGTTATTTcggccaatttaaaaaaatacaaaaaaatttaagtatcaGTGGGTTCTATTAACCCATTAATGCGCACACTTTAAAGGGGTTAAGATAGGTGACTGAAATCCTCACCAAATATTTGTGTTGATGTTAAACGattcatttccatttttcaaaaaaatatctcaaaagaTGTGGGCGTGGCAAAGTGTATGATATATCATACATAAGCGTATTCGAAGAGCTACTtctatcaaaataaaattacaatatatacataggttttgaattcaaatcaacattttatttataaagtgaCATATTATGcatctatacatttttaaagttCTTAGTTATTTGATGAATGAGTTACATGATATTTGTAAAAACAGTTATATGGGTGCAATCCGATATTACATTTCatgcatataaattttgtacacttGCCACAAAATTTGCATCGGCGTTGAGTTCTTGAGTAATTTACGTAGTGCTCGAATCCATCGTATCTAGTTTCATTTTCTCGTTTCCTATTTCATGCTGAAACTGGATGAAGTTCTATTGGTTTTAAAAGAATGTTTCTTCTTAGACGTCGGATAAATCCGAGAAGAGTTACTTTTAGATAAGCTTTTCGAAATAACATCCAGTTTACAATATCTCCGTTTAGACAAAATCTGAAAATGGGCCAATACCATTTCCTTGACCTGATCCGAGATCGGTAAGCTGCCCTTTGCTGATCGAAGTGTTCGACTCCACCATTCCGCAATTATACTCCTTGACGATTACTGGTTGCTTTACGTCTTGTCTACGTTTTTGTTGCCGATCATATCTTTTGCATAGTCCTGTTGTGGTCGTTATGTTATCGTTTTTACAGTTTGTTGCAATAGTGACGTTATTATTATCATTCCACCTAACTAGAgtaatatattttgatttaactGCTTCGCAAGCATCTCGGCTTTCCCCTTTCATATTGCTCAAAGGGCATTTTCTATACGATCCGAGCGAATTGTTCCCACTACTGTTATATTTTTAGAATCAAACTTTTCCAATAATTTGAAACTATTAAAATAGTTATCTAGAAATACAGTGCTGTTTTCGGGAACTAAGCCACAGCATAAATTCTTTGTGACATACAAACCTAAAGGCTCATTAGATTGAACCACGCCTTTTCCGGTGCACAAATCGAAGTTCAACAAATACCCTTCTGAAGTGATCAGGCACCAAATTTTGTACCCATACCGTATAGGTTTTCGACGTATAAACTGCTTGAAAGAGTACTTACCAAATAAGGCTCCATCGATTCGTCTACAGAGAATGAAGCTTCAAATGGTTATCCAAGCTCTTTAAATTTGGTATTTAAATGATCTATAACAGGCTGCACTTTGAGTGCTTTATTATTCACATCAATTTGTGTATTATCATTGAAATGAAGGTACCGATGTATTTTTTCGAATATATTCCGCGCCATTGAACCTGCCACTAAATGGTTGTACACATCACTCTCTGTCTCCCAGTACATCCGAGTAGCTAATAAATTTATCAGGTAGCCAAGTGAAATTATGGTTGAGAATAGTCACCTTGTTGTACCCACTTAGTAAAAGGTTGTCTAGATATGCGTACAATTCCACAAGATTTAGGGTGAACGCTTCATCTCCTTTGTTTACAGCGTATTTTATAGTCTGTGCTCgtatatatttcataaaatcgtgttcaaaaatagtttaaaaagttGTAGTAGGCTTAAATCGTTCTTCAAAATATCTGATATAATATCCGGAGTGTGAACGCGTATTGCTGTGTTTGTGACTTCTCTTGTTTTTAGTTCTATTTTGGACCACTTTCGACGAATTgtggattttttctttttcctttgagTGGAAGTCACTGACCGTGAGGTTTTTGAATTgctcacatcattaaaaaactgTACATTATCCACTTCTGAATTGACAATTTTTATCTCGCATGGTCTTTTTAGAACCCCACGGCCCAAGTCGCCCAGTGTACATACCTTCATCGTCCTCAGCTGCATCAGCGCAATCGGATAACTCTTGTTCTTCAGGTGGAAATAAAGTCACATCGATCGAATTGGCATTTCTGATGTCGTCTATAGTGTCACTTTTCCGAAAAACACTACATGAATTGGagcaaaaaatgtaaacaagagAGCCTTAAATGACAACTAAAAagcttttcttttcaaattactcTTTAATCTCACTCGCcctgtaaatataaaaagcttttatatAATAGTGggtttttgctgaatttttgaaaaagctttttttgCGTATGATATATCATACTTTGTCATTAATGGGTTAACtaaagtaacattttttttttgcttgaaaaaattttttgttttttggaaattttttttttttggaaaaaaattttaatattgtttttaacaaattttttgttatttttggggaaaaaatgtttattcacTCAcacatttcttatttaaaaattaaaaaaaaaaaattacaaaaaatttaagtatcaGTGGATTCTATTAACCTTTTCTTTAGCCAGCCACAAGCGCCCGCAAGCatccataaaatttattacttcaATTGCTTATCCACACTAACGGTAAATTATGTCGGTCATTATTACTGAtcgattttttcggttaatacatttttctttatcaatAAAAGTCTTTATTTATTGCTCTGCTTTCAAAATCCGGCTTGTCATTCACAAATGCAGCTACaacccaaaaaatataaatctctGAATACTCCGTACCAAATCAAGCttataaaaacgaaattcaatGTCAATTCCTTACGACTTTATTATCTGTGTGGCAAATGAAGTCATGCCAATGGCCGGGcatgtgaataaatattttccattccACTGTTATTATGTTTTATATGAACTTGTTGAGAAACTCTTCCTTTTTAATTTCCTCTCCAACGCTCAACATCCGTTGAGTTTACACTAAGAGCTTgatgcacacacaaacacaaactCCTTTTCTCAACCAACACCCACACACTTGAGCAGCCCGCATGCCATTCCGATTCACTCGATTTCCATTGAATACATTCCCATACATTCAATCCTCATTTATACTCATCCTTatacttttgtatgtatgtgtatgtgtgtgtgtgtacagcTAGTCGCGTGCGCGCACTACTCATTGAGTCATTCATACACTCGTTCATTCGTCTTTCAAGCATTGAATTGCACAATTCACTATTGAATTGTATGAATTTCCAATTGAATGAATTGAAGCACCGCCTAGGCAGGGGCGAGTCAAGCCAGTGAAGTGAAGTGAAGCCAACCTGCTCAGCTTCACTTAAGCCTGTTTTCGAAGTTGTGGACATTGTGGAAGCTACTTTTtaacaattgttgttgttgttgttgatgttgttgagGAGCTGCTGGCGTGGCTGAACATTGATTGTGTTTGTCGAATTTGTAAAAATCTGGAAAAGTGTTGGCATTTACTCAATGAGTGGGAAAATGGTGAGATCTGCAATTGCTATAACTGGATATGCAAGGAGCAGTCTGATGACCGTAAATGGCATATACATACAGATATCCTATTagtagatatatatgtacatgtgtacatatgtgtaagtgtaggtatgtatgcagtCGTTTGCTtgagtttaacatttttcaacacACGTAATTTAACTAATTAATTTGCCTTTTGAAATTCCAAATTGAGTTCTGAGCGCTTTGTTGGCGTTGCCTTTACGTACTCTTACCACATTTTTCGCGGTAACTTTGAAAATTTGCATTATGCAAATAAAAGGTATTGAAAAatcttttagtaaatttaaatccattgaaatgaaaaaataataaggtCAATAATGAGGAGCCCCAACAATGCATAGAAATGAAGCCCATTTAGAAGACAAATAAGGaaaggcaaagaaaaaatatgtatctcTACCAAAATTGCTTAACAAAATTAggcaaaacaattttcaacgacaggaataaggaaaatatctatataaagaaaaataataaataaacaaaaaatattttttttaaattattaatataatttttttcttttgacattatttgaaaattgagaaatattcgaAGTAGCAAATACCCCCATAAATTCTTGGAGCAAGATTTCATTCATGTGCCTGCCTCAGCTGGTTTCCCAACAGCGCATCCTATGAACGGCTGGCTCTAATTCACCAATATTAGATATTCCTCTCAAATATCAGTTCTTCGA from Anastrepha obliqua isolate idAnaObli1 chromosome 2, idAnaObli1_1.0, whole genome shotgun sequence harbors:
- the LOC129238391 gene encoding zinc finger protein 813 — translated: MDFFATGGFQQLFSDLNDTQLHGNWADLSTEMDSSQTFDSYDYCAQLPIESNDPLMRLTYADDPFVLDTSTREQTLLELRAVWSDITAESRFSNSNDNSVSTEYHDCNIINDKELQLTLDQLLSSPAAITCEAVKDGDSPASLPHNTYNNVSSPSSIDSTTVVELETAAFITREMAEWEEKFLDNYIEIPELIDFLPEKTPLCTETCDHFLHESSKNLKLHRKVRSVKRSNESIASHEERTAAGYPCTFGTCDKIYAKPAHLKAHLRRHMGEKPYSCDWPDCTWKFSRSDELARHRRSHSGVKPYKCNYCMKCFARSDHLTKHRKVHERRLLAASKAGKTIDGVLPHSVFTVRPGRKRKNQIC